The genome window agtgaaaaattgcgctttagatgcacttaagtccaaataggtctgaagtgcaatcaATGGTTtcatacacttaaggccaaatggtatgaagtgcaacaaacgttttcttacacttaaggctaataagtttgaagtgaaaaattgcacttcagatgcacttaaggccaaaagttCTGTAAGTGAACTAACGTTttgatgcacttaaggccaaataggcctgaagtgcaaattgcccagaaacagaaatttgttcttcgaattttaacaatccaatatacgatttaatacataaatctactccaaatgagcacaaatttgaaacataacctccaaatatcatcaagaacaaaccccaatcatcaatttatcaaaacaacaataaatctaacgaacccattttgcaattaagaaaaaaaaaaagaaatcctAAACAATAGTTAAAAATAAAACGCCACAATAACTCACCATtgtaaaatatcataaactaccttaaaatatgttcacaaataccatataaaatcactCTTATCCGAAGGGCTGAAGTTGTTTAAATATTGAGTACAAGTTAAAAaaaaagtgggtacaagttaaatGGGGGTGACTAAATAGGGCGCCACTgcaatttttacctttttttgcAAGAaagatagcccacgccttccactaCTGTTGCTAGTTAAGAATGAACATTTGTCCTCTTACTACGGTGGTGTTCTTTTATTCCACCGATTACCTAGTACCTCCCAAAGAATATAAGCTCATAAAACGTAAGATCGCAAACGGAAAGGAATTTGCATTACGAGATTCCGATAGAATTTTAAAAATAAGCGGGTAGGGTAGGCTTGGAGTAGCTTATTAGCTTTTTAACGCcatttttaggacgaagaagatTCCCGAATATTGGCAGTGGAGTTTGATGATTCCGTTGTACaaaaacaaaggtgatatccagaactATAATAACTATCGGTgtatcaagttgttgagtcacattatgaaagtttgggagagggtggtggagaggAGAGTGAGGACAGGTGTATCTATCTCTAGAACCAGTTCGGATTTATACCGGAATGGTCAACTACAGAAGTCATTCACCTTGTGAGACAATTGGTGGAGCATTATAAGGAGAGAAAAAAGGACTTgtacatggtgtttattgactttGAGAAGGCTTATGACAAAGTCCCGAGGGATGtgctatggagatgtttggaggttagTGGAGTCCCGGTAgcgtacattagggtgattaagaaCATGTACAAAGGTGCTAAGACTCCGGTGAGAACTGAGAGAGGAGACTCGAAACATTTCCCTGTGGAGATGGGGTTGCATCAAGGATCGGCCCGTAGCCTATTTTTGTTTGCCCTAGTGTTGGATGTGCTGACATGTTACATACAAGTGAGGGTGCCATGGTTTATGTTATTTGTTGATGACATAGTACTGATTGACGAGATGCGAGGGGGCATTAACGCTAGGTTGGAAGTTTGGAGACAAAtgctggagtctaaaggtttcatgTTGAGTAGGTCGAAAATTGAAtatttggagtgcaagttcagtgatgAGAGGCATGAAGAAGAAGTGGAAGTGAAGAATGATACTCAAGTCATTCCCAAAAGAGATAGTTTCAAGTATATTGGGTCTATAATCCAAGGCAACaaggagattgacgaggatgttacgCACTGCATTGGAGTGGGGTGGAGAAGACGAAGGCTAGCTTCTGGGATTTATGCGATAAAAATATGCCGCCTAGATGTAAGGGAAAATTCTACAGGGTGGTGATTAGACCGGTTATGTTGTATGGAGCTGAGTATTGGCCCGTCAAGAAATCTCATGTCTAGAAGATAAAAGTAgttgaaatgaggatgttgagatggatgtgtggacaTACCAGGAATaacaagattaggaatgaagttattagggacaaggtgggAGTGGCATCTATGGAAGACAAGTTGCGGGAATCGAGGTTGCgatggtttgggcatgtgaagaggagagacatAGATGCCCCGGTCAGAAagtgtgagaggttgaccatggCGGGCTTGAGGAAGGGCAGGGGTAGGCCTAAGaggtattggggagaggtgaatAGGCAGGACATATCATTGCTTCACCTAACCAAGGACATGACTAGTAATAGATAGGTGTGGAGGTCAAGGATTAAGGTGGTGGGTTGACAGGTAGTTGTGAGTTTCTCCTAGGTTTACCAGTTGTATTAGTACTATTCTTGTATTCTTTTATTCATAGTTCTTTATTCCTTATTATGTTACGATCGCTTCCATTACCTTATTGTATTACTGTTGTTATTGCTTGTTGCTTTATTTTTATCGTTCCTTAAACCGAAAATCTATCGAAAATAGGCTCTCCCTTTATAGGGTAGGGATAAgactgcgtacatactaccctcgcCAGACCCCACGTATGAAATTAagctgggtttgttgttgttgtatcacaGCATCTACTATTGAGGACTGAAATAATTTAGGCTCTCAAAGGGCTTAATTCGAGTACATAAATAACACAGCAACTAAATATAGCAGCTAAGTGACAAAAGGCTTAAAATTAGAAGTACATGAACATGAAAAAGGAAATTGTAACTGTTAATACATACTAGCTATCAGAACCATTCATCTCCTCTCTTAGTTTCCTTTTAAAAAGTTTCTTCAGTCATCGGTTTACTTCTTCAAGCCTCGCGTTAATGGCCTTGACCCATTGTTATTTTTCTCCGTCAACTGCCTCCGACTGAACTCCTTCGATACTTTGCCTGCCGCAATTACAAGATTCAAACAAGACGCATTAAACATCACCGACAATAATAGTAAAATATTAACAGATGACCTAAATGTTTTTATCACTGTTAATAGGACTATGTcgaaaattgaggatttggacTATGGATACACAGGGCAGCAGAATTCTACCACTAGCATCGTCAGTTCTTAATCGagttttttattttcttccaCGAGTTTTTGCTTCGTTTCTTTGAAGACTTCTTGCTCTTTCCTCCAGCGTTCTTGCTTTAAATATTCCAAAAGTTCTTTATCTCGTCGCTCCCGACTTCTACTCCCTTGATAGACAATCGCAGTACCTACCATCTAAACATGGGAAAAATTAGCACTAATAAATAACTAGCAACTTCGCCCTGATCAAATAGAGCATGACAGAAAATTTATGTGACAGAATACCGTAAAACAAACAAAAGCTTCGGCAGCATACTGTATAGCTTTCTCATTAGGAAGAGGGGTATTAGCGAAGTGGAATCTCTGAATTCCAGAAAAAAAGGAGATGTCAAAGGATTAGTAATAATAGCCTTgtcaaattggaaattatttaaaCACTTTGAAGAGATTGTATTCagcataattaattaacttaccTGACCCGTTTTGACAATAATTTCTTCGAATTTTGGATTCATGTCTGCACCTTTTCGCAGGCAAAAAACTAAAGGCTTTGATATAATCTCCACCGCATCATCAATACAAATTAAGACTGACATgatgatgaaaattaaaaatgaGCGCAAAGCTTTGAACATTAcattcgttttttttttttttttttttttttactgtgaACAAGGGAAAAAAATAGTAGTTCAATTATCGGGATGTAAACCATGATCAAAGCCATCCTAGACTAGAATAAAGCACTATCACTACCACGCCCGGCCATTAAACCCTAGGATTATCACATTATAATTAGATAAAAAAGGATTTACCCTTTTGCATAACCTTAAAAATCATGTAATTAGAACTCCAAAGGGCTAGAATTCAGAAACCATAGATTTTAAATCCAAGAACCGCATCAGCGACTAGACATTACAATCACATGAGCATCACAAAACATCTTGcctcaaataaaataaaagttataaGCTTTAACCTCATGAGATCAAATTAGAGCACCAAAAATACGTACCTTTTCTAAACATTTTGATGGTTGTCAAGACTTCTTCCAGAGATTGAATAACCTAGGAAACTTGTgaaaaaaccaaaaataaatctaCAACTTTCAATCTCAGATCATAGCTATGTACTGTATATATAAGAATATAGCCAAACCCTTTCCCCTTTCTCTAGAAAACCAACTTATAGTTTCTGCTTTTCCTTTCCTTTATCATTTTAAAAGAATAATCATAGCCCTAGACTTTTGAATATAGCCAAACCCTTTCCCCATATTTTGTGAAATAAATTATTGGAAAGAAAAACTAATAGTCAGTGAAATACACTGAGAAAAAAATGTAGTATCTTTTGAATCGAAGGACAAAAAGTTTTTAATTAAAGTGGCAGAATCATAATTTACCTAATCCTAACTCCTAAGTATTAGTTcatgataaaataataaataaataaataaattagttGTGATATCCAAAATTATAGAAAACAACCGTTCTTACtgttacaaaataaaaaataaacaaatactAACAAGGAAGCAATATTCTCAAAATTTAGAGTTACATGTAAATTAAAGCTCATTAATTTAAAaggtaaataatttaggaaaagcAAATTTTACTTGAATTTAAAGTCCTAAAAATTAGGACTTTTTATAAACTTCAAATATAAAAagatttaataataataaagttatagtattttttaaaattctaaatattaggagaataattaaatgactttTTTGTTTAGtatgaactctatttttaaagagtaaaaaaggcgaacgacatttcgctaagggtcttcgtacttttaatatagtataaatatagatatagatttaaTTTTTGGCAACAAGAAAAACTCAATAGCATTTCTTGCAAAAAGTAAAAAACCGATCGTAGGCTCAGAAGCCTGCTTCCCCTTTTTGCTTTTGTGAGATTTGGAAGATTTTTTATGAGAAGGACCAACAAATGAAGCCCCCGCAGAAGCGATAAATTCATAAGAGGGAACATTTCTTGGTGGAGGTGAAAGAGCATCACTAACCAAAGGTGTAGAAAATTGGTCGTCCATTGAAGAGAAGCCGAAGCATTGGGGATCCATGTGAATTACAAGCAGTGAGATAAAAGAAGGAAGAGCTGATTAGAAAGTAAGGGAAGCAAGAAAACCAGAGAAGAGGATCATCGAAAAGATTTCGAGTTAATAGAAAGACTCACAGCTCAATATATAGAGGCAAAAAATGTCAcgcccaaactcggggagcgcgaccggcgctcaacctcaaccgagtgaacctgaccgagaaagactgttagatttccttctacccaaactcatccatgaataaagaggagatgtactccattagtccaacattgaaaagatttcattagcaactcccatttcatttccattagcagctttatttataattttcaaattattacaagtttatagatataacgAAAAACATGTTTTTCAAATATCAACATTTGTAGTTCAGTTCCCAACAtcgaataccacccacaacctgtctacggagcctctaagtacaatagaagtgAAGAATGGAAGTACCGGCGAcaaagccccggctatacctcatagTACAAAATACAACGTAAGATGACATAAAGCCctaaatagagtagggctcaccaaaacctgctgaatagagagtgactacTAATGAGGAtcaaagttgcccgctgatgaacaacctgcatccattgaagatgcagcgcccccggcaaaaaggacgttagtacatatggaatagtactagtatgtaaagctaactgtcctctttcaaaatagaataccaatgtaagaaagggaaaaccatgaaAACAACAATCAGTAATCAAtaatattcaaatgccaagttaaaatataataatttccaaaatatgatgaAATACCGTGAAGTGATAataaaaatatgatgataatattatttttggtttggagatctttagcaccgatatattaTTTTTCgcaataccactgttcacaataccaatattcacaaaaCTAATACTACCATATTTTTAGCacagagttcgatcacgacccgatcggctaggccgtctcatccgagacatcaaccacaatcaaaatttcaattataatttctagcacaatcaccattatgtgtgcggcatggtgtccgatcacgacccgatcggctaggccatctcaccacaatgtcgtgtggatcgagATAAtctttttctatcaatcatcgcatcccaattaaggaaaataattacaatccactcatacaccggtacgtgtagtttcggggttaggttatttcaacctacccttcatCGGTggctatcgatactcccaaaaatatttttttgatttgcttacaaaggaaacaacaacacagatgcatttacctcataacttTTTATACCGTATATAGTctcattggcactttcaacaactttcaacatcattattctattggctctcttggccatacatatgattcttcattcatggtacaatgatcgtatttcatatttcacattttcatttctttcctttcatggatcatcatcataaatatcaacaaatagactatttcgaaaatcacaactttaggttcattagtaataaatgctttaaacacaatggatttctttccaagaaatggagtaaaatgattggcattcgaagcacaagttaaaatcataaacaagtaacacatcatttattcttgaaatacttttccccaaaaagggcaatacacaatttcaactcacaaatatgtaagaatgcaaaacacatcgaaactacctataaagcataacattagttaaaacagtcACATATGGGCattacttgagttcataagcttttaagcaattctattttcgaagtcaattttggaatagttgaatcaaagctcatttcataatctttctcacatcatttcatttcattggcaccattggccataagtataactttcactcttggcacgttggccacactctatatccccaattcacttatttcacttccaaccatatttatagattatcaacaataagacttttccaatcaagactttaggtacacatatgagcaattaagagtcttaagcatattgagtttttctcacacaatttggcatactagctttcatttaaAACACTACtcaaagtcataacattttaatacacatatcattcttgaacacatttccgaaggataacataatgtgataggaacattcggaacatgtattgaatacataattcttgacactttgcttattcgggacaatcgaatttattgggaacaactcagaacatagaataaggaacttgagacaaccatacttgaaacttacggggacatcatggaattcaattctaagagagtagtttagccaacataccttttcTTCAAGCCTTTCAATTTGTTACAAAGTTTCGAAAATCCtagccacttcaatctatttagataTATAGCAAGAtcgaacacaaattaggaagatattcatagttttatctcatttgagcattttatcaaacactaggtgtgtaaatTTGGCTACAAGATTCTCCTACAAGGTTTCCTTCATTTtacaatccaatctttacttatttgagctcaacaatcttttcacaaaccttattggtacaagcatgtataattaatactcttacaccaagaatcatactcttaatctccCATCTTTTACTCCAAACTTGAAATTaaagaattgggggaagaaattcttacatctttgaagccctagcaagatccttgtgaaatcttcaaaccttgaacaagaattgatggaaaaatgactaggtcttcaccttctctctctaagatgctctcacctctctctaaaatatgagatgaaacccttcaaaatgacccccaaaggttatttatcaaaataggatcgagttacaaaaataaaataaaaaagctgCCCAGAtacaggtctgcgatcgcatatgcgaccgcagaatggatatgcggtccgcatatccgccGCACAATTTGGTGTCAAAAACTGTTGTTGCCTGGTTGGGTCTGCGGTAATTATGCGCCCCGcagacctgttatgcgatcgcataatgcacgcATAActggtctgcagtcgcataatgcaccgcataactggtctgcggtcgcataatgcaccgcagacctTCCTCCAAGTTGGTCCGCCTCTgattcactctgcgaccattatgcggtccgcaaagtgattctgcgtccgcatagtgggccgcagaaatgactTTTTCTGACAAAAAATTTCTTTTActccccagtgcattgttcaaccccaaaaagtctgagccgctTCTACAATTCTCAAACACATAAACCTAGTTCAGCACCACGAAAACTTAAAttcctttgcgaaattttacggggtgttacaaaaaaattatacttctatAACTGCCAATATCGGAAAGGTTCCCTATCATAAGTAGTCATCATTGCCTAGAAACCGTAACATGTGAAGAGTCCAACGAGAAACAACCACCTGTCCTTACGTATTAATAGCAGATTGTACATAAGTCGCATGAATCCTAAAGATTGGATTTCGATGAAAATCTTTCTTGCAAAGGAAGAATCCTCAACAAAATCGACTCCTACCAAGAAAATCGAGCATTAGTCATTGCATCGTCCTACAAGTGGGGGAATTGAATGTATGGGTAAAAATTACCCTTTTCATGTGTCCTGATCGAAAAGTTCTACATGGCGATTAAGACCTAAAGATCAAGTGACGGGACCCGTTGTCGAATTTAGAGGTTATGGTCGAAGGGTCAAGTATTTGAAGATGTAGTCGAATAAGTTTGGAGACTCAGTCAACCTTATACTTAGATCGTGGATATCTACGAAATGGAAGCTAATATCGAGGATCCCGCTCTGCACTACCTAACCCACTGCGTGCTGGCGTAAAATTCGAAAGAACAATCTTCTTCTCATCACTATAAAAGTGGCTCCTACACTCGGAAGGAGGgaatcataaaaaataaaaaaaaaataaaaatccctGTAACAGGAATATCATCTTGTGCTAGCTTTTTCCTTTGATCAAGCTCTGTAATTCGGCCATACTTGTGAACTGAGAACGCTCGAAACTGGGAATAAGAAAAGTTTTATCCGGCGCATTATTCTTTTTTCTTACTCTATTTTACTGTTTCTCATTTATCGTTATTCATTATCTACAAGTGTATCATACCAAACAAATTGCTAGTGGCCCTTAaaaatacaaatttaattatttaatctcAAAATCAGTTTTTGGGTCAAACACGTATAACATTGTTGAGTAATATGGATGATGATATCCAGAGAGAATCCAGAAAGTATGAAAATGAAATAGACATGTGGTCCGCACTTAAAGAAAAACTTGCTAATACATTAATTGATCTACCAGTAACTATAgacatagttaagtgacttttctgttacaaaaaaaaaatatgccTTTAATATGCAATTCGGACAACTGAGTGACTATTTGAGTAAGAGACTCCTcgttaacatggtatcagaattAGATCATTCTCAATTTTCGGTTTATACAATATTATACGCACATATTATTGTTGTCCACGCTCCAAAGTTTCCATTTTCCTATCATATAGGCCTTTCGTTGGAGTAATTTGCAGGAGAATACACAAAAAACACCCAGTAGATAAAGTTGAAATTTGGGGAACAAGTCCCTTCGGGGATGATCAGTTGGTTTGGAGGGCGGTCATTGCGGCACGCTCTAACTTATTCTGATCTTCCAGTTGACCTTAAGGTAACTTTTGAGTGTTTTGACCATCATTCTCACAAAGATTAGTTAAAACAGTAACTAAATCGATGGGAAAGATATGGCAGCTCCATTGGGTTTGTACAAGAATATTCCCCTGTAACATCTTCAACAGTACTTGGAAATATTAAGCACTCTATTCCTTTCATTTTAAAGTTTTAGCAGAATAATTTGGCCCTACTTCCATCAATTTCTCTAGATTTGCAGAGATATACCATAGCATCTGTGTTCTTGGTTTTGGAATTTCTTGAAAGCTATTAGCTCCTGGGAAGGGTATTTTGATCTTCCAATTGACCTTAAGGTAACTTTTTTGAGTGTTTTGACCATAATTCTCACAAAGATTAGATTAAAACAGTAAAACTAAATAGATGTGAAAGATATGGCAGCTCCTCATTATATTGTGTCCAATGAATAACATTAGAAGGATGTGCATTTACAACCACAGCAACTAAAATTGAGTACTGAGCCACCTCAAGGCTTACTTTCATACATAAAAGAGAAGAGCAACTAGTTATAGCAGCTAATTGACAAACAATTTGCTCAATGCTTTATGCCTCTAAGGCTTAATTACAGCACATGAACACGAAAAAAGAAATTGAATTTTGTTCCTCAATCATGGATTTACTTCTTCAAGACTTGCGTTAACTGCCACAACCTGTGGTTTTGTTCCGTTAACTGCCTCTAACTGCGCCTTTTCTGCTGTCTCCAGCAGAAACTGATTCATTGCCTGCCACAAGTATAAGATGTAAGAATCAAAATAACAGGTTTCAAGCAGGAAACATCACCTACAATAAAGAGGCGACCTAAATGTTTTTATCACTGTTGGAAGGACTAAGTAGAATATTAGGGATTTGCACTATGGATAGATTGTTGAAGGAAAATTACAAAAGGGCGGGCTAGATACTGAGAGCAGCAGAATTCTACCTTTACCCTCCACGTTTTATCGTTGTTTTTTCGCTTTTCCTCCAAGATTTCTCGCTGCATTTTCGCCAAGCATTGTTGCTCTACCTCCGAGCGTTCTTGCTTTAATAAGTTCAAGACTCTTCGATATCTCCGCTGCTGCATTCTGTTCCATTGATAGACAACTGCAGTACCTGCCATCTAAACAAGGAAAATTATTAGTAATAAATAAAGCAACTTCACTCTGATCAAATACACAGTAAGAGCTAATTAATGTGAAAGAATACCGTAAAAACAACGAGAGCTTTGGCAGCGTTCTGTATAGCTTTCTCCTCATCAACAACAGGGGCATCACCAAAATGGAATCTCTGAGTCCCAAAAAATGAGATTTTGATATAAACACTTATTTAAAAACTTCCAGGTAAAGCATTATTTAAAAACTTCGTAGAGTTACTCAACATTACTTAAGCACTTCCAGGTAAAGCATAATTATTTACCTGACCCTTTTTGACAATGAATTGTTGGAATTTGGGATGCCTGTCCGCACCTTTTCTCAGGCTATAAGCTACAGGCTTTGACATAAACACCACTGCGGCGTCAATAAGAGGAACGACTGAAATGATTATGAAAAGATGAGCTCAAAGCAAGAATGGGTATAAATTCGGAGAAAGGCCCTAAAATAGTCCCTAATCTTTGGGCTTAAACTTAaaatcatctttcttctttaactTGGAGCATTAATAGTCCTTATTGTTAGCCACATTGGTCCCTAATCTCCAAACTCACTGTTTGATTTTGACGGAGAGCAtcatgatttcatcatcttcttctacTTCAATTACTACCAACAAAGTTCAATATTATATTTTCCCCAAAAGAACAAAGAACTACAGATATGACCTGTAAAGTCCTTTACTCATCGCACTTGAATTTAGTATAAACGATGTAAGAGATAAAGTTTCCACATTCACAACTTCTACTAGCAGGTCAATGCCAGAATCCTCAAAATTTGCCTAAGACTTAGAATTGACTACGAATATTCATTTGTTACCAACCCTATAAGTGCTAAAGACACTTGATGTCCAATGTGGATAGGAAAAGATGCAACTTTTTTCCGTATACCCGATAGGGATTGAATCACATGCTGCGAATGAGAATTACCTTCTTTCTCTCTCACAAGATCTAAGATCAGAGAACGCAAAAGAGAAACCCCAAGCCCCAAGTTTTTAGGATGTAAAGAATCTTTTGGAAAAAGAGCAAAAAGACCAAAAATACGTGGTTGTCAAGACTTCTTCCACAGATTGAATAACCTAGGAAACTTGTgaaaaaaccaaaaataaatctaCAACTTTCAATCTCAGATCATAGCTATGTACTGTATATATAAGAATATAGCCAAACCCTTTCCCCTTTCTCTAGAAAACCAACTTATAGTTTCTGCTTTTCCTTTCCTTTAccattttaaaaaataagaataaatgCTTATCCCTCTTTCATAGCCCTAGAAAATTGAACGTACCTGCAAAATCGGAGTCCGGAACCAAGTGGTTGTTTTGGACTCAAACGACCGAAATGTGTGGAAAAAAAATATAGTGACTAAAATATGTATAAAAGGATGTTATACCAAACACGACCGTttgcccgttaaggtatagcgccctttaaaagggcgttatacttgAATTTGAAAAGACGGACAAGTATAGCGCCGTTTATTAAGGCGTTATagtatagcgccttaataaacggCGTTATACCTACATAATAAATCGTCCCCTTCCCTTCCCCACCAAACCAGAACTCCCCCTATTAAAACTTAAAAAAACAGGCGTTCCCCTATTAACGATCAAAAAAGCTTGAGTGGAGCCCACCCGTCCCATAAAAAGTAAAGATTCTCGGTCCCACATTCTAGCTAAGGCGTTATCTCATTGTGGattgctcgtttcggctccaaatcaccaaatcttaaactttccaaaaatcttaaaTCGACGTATTCCGGCTTAGCTTTTGTTAAAACTcgtataaaaaatgcatattagttgtttttaatgtgttctatgttgttttgtgattgttttgcgatttaactaatttgctatttttatccggactatgatattagtgtgctaaaaaaattagtaaaaatagagaaattattattagttgttaaaaaaatgttaattagttacattttactgtggtatatgtattttcgtgaatgttttgtgattaaatttatttgttatttttttatccggtttagattatttatttgtttaaagactagtaaaatagataaattgttactttagttccttctagtggtatcttgtggccAAATGTAGTGTTTGTATttataatgtagtgcccttttagcgtagtaaaatgtagtgccctttagcgtagtatccttatagttattgaaattaatcatttaagtatctattatatccaaaaatacgtcaaaaaagctgatagttcaaacacaaactctgtccaattctagtcaacaatcgtaagaaaataacatgagaaaacaacaatatttcctgGACTAAGTATGAGAAACCAATAATATTttcaggataccttggtgctactaagcctcaaatatcgagcccgaaacccatatgtgaatatttaataattaaatcttatataattataaaacttaattatttagttttattatagtcaaaaataagtgagtcataaacaaaaatatataataataaaactaacatataaaataataaaacaaacatataaattaataaaactaacatatacaatattaaactaatatataaataataaactaacatttaaaataatagacatgttgagtgataaattgagaaattttctcatcatgaacacaagaattcaggatatctactgggcctcaaatatcaagcccggaacccatatgtgaatatttaataattaaattttgtataattataaaaaataatta of Nicotiana tomentosiformis chromosome 7, ASM39032v3, whole genome shotgun sequence contains these proteins:
- the LOC138896551 gene encoding uncharacterized protein, which gives rise to MSKPVAYSLRKGADRHPKFQQFIVKKGQRFHFGDAPVVDEEKAIQNAAKALVVFTMAGTAVVYQWNRMQQRRYRRVLNLLKQERSEVEQQCLAKMQREILEEKRKNNDKTWRVKAMNQFLLETAEKAQLEAVNGTKPQVVAVNASLEEVNP
- the LOC104115744 gene encoding uncharacterized protein isoform X2 → MFRKVLICIDDAVEIISKPLVFCLRKGADMNPKFEEIIVKTGQRFHFANTPLPNEKAIQYAAEAFVCFTMVGTAIVYQGSRSRERRDKELLEYLKQERWRKEQEVFKETKQKLVEENKKLD
- the LOC104115744 gene encoding uncharacterized protein isoform X1; this translates as MFKALRSFLIFIIMSVLICIDDAVEIISKPLVFCLRKGADMNPKFEEIIVKTGQRFHFANTPLPNEKAIQYAAEAFVCFTMVGTAIVYQGSRSRERRDKELLEYLKQERWRKEQEVFKETKQKLVEENKKLD